CATTGAGCCGCCCAACATTTTTTCGACAACAGGATGCCTGCCATCTTTGATATTTATTATATTTTCACAGTCCATTTCAGGACGTACATAGTTATTTTTTTGAGCTGTTTCCGAGAAAGAACACATAACATCAAGCTTTGCTATACCGTATGCAGCTCTCTGTATTCTTCTTATCTGCGAAGCTATCTTGTTTCTTAAATCAATAAACAGCTCATATTCAAGAGTATAAATACGCTCCTTCGCAGAAAGGATTTTATCCTCAAGTTCTTTGAGCTCCTGAGTTATATATCTTTCGCAATTTGCAAGAGTTTGTTTTCTGATATATTCTTCGGGAACAAGCTCTTTATACGAATTTGTAACCTCTATATAATAGCCAAAAACTCTGTTATAGCTAATTTTGAGATTTTTAATGCCTGTTCTTTCTTTTTCCCTATTTTCTGTTCTTTTTATTACGTCAGAAACATTATTAACTATATCAATAAGTTCGTCTAACTCGCTGTTATATCCCCTTTTAATCATTCCTCCCTCTCTTATTGAGAAAGGAGGTTCTTTGACAATAGCAGAGCCTATAAGCTGTGAAATATCGTCAAGATTATCAATGTCATTGTAAATTTCGTTGATAAGCGCCGTAGTAAAGCCTGATATCATTTTTCTGATATCGGGGAAAAGAGATATAGTTTGATATAAGGACAAAAGGTCCTTTGCATTTGCGCTTCCCAAAGCTATTCTTGACATAAGACGCTCTATATCATAAGTACTGTTAAGGAGCTCTGAAATCTCTTGCCTTGTAATATGATTATCGTTAAGCTCGCTGACTGCATTAAGTCTGTTATTTATAGTAACAATATTTATAAGAGGCTGTTCAATATATTTTTTCATCAAACGGCTTCCCATAGCTGTTTTGGTTCTGTCAAGAACCCATAAAAGAGAGCCTTTTTTCTCTTTATTACGCATAGTTTCGGTAAGTTCAAGATTTCTTCTTGTGGATAAATCAATATCCATTGTCTGCGCTTGTTCGTAAAGCTTAAGCTCGTTTATATGAGATAGCTCTGTTTTTTGTGTATTATTAAGATAATTCAAAAGCACAGCTACAGAATAAATCGCAGGACTCCATTTTTCGAAATCAATATCTTTACATTTATCTTGGAAATGAGAACGAACAATATTTGACGCTTCACTGTCCCCTATTTCCTGAGAAATAGTTTGCATACATTCTAAGCGTTTTGATAGAAAGGCATTTATCTCTTTTATCTTCTGAGTCTGAGAAGTAATAACAACCTCACTGGGCGTAAATTTACCCAGCTCATTTATAATTTTATCGTAACGTTTTTCTGTTATTTGAGTGGCAAAAAGCTCGCCTGTAGATACATCTGCAAAAGTAATTCCTGTCCCGTCAGCTCTTGAAATCAAAGCACATATATAATTATTTTTCTTCTCATCTAAAGCTTCTGTATCAGTGAGAGTACCGGGTGTTACTATCTTAACAACCTCACGTTTAACAAGACCCTTTGCTTGAGAGGGGTCCTCAGTTTGTTCGCATATTGCCACTTTATAGCCTTTATTTACAAGACGGGCAATATATCCGTCGCTACTGTGAAAAGGCACTCCGCACATAGGAGCTCTTTCTTCTTGACCGCAATCTCTGCCTGTCAAAGTCAGCTCCAACTCTTTAGAAGCAAGCTTAGCATCGTCAAAAAACATTTCATAAAAGTCACCTAAGCGATAAAAAAGCACGGTATCTTTATACTGTTCTTTGATTTCTAAATATTGCCTCATCATAGGAGTAAACTCTTTCACAAAAAACACCTCTGTACGTTAATTTTGAAAAATCTTTTAATGACAGCCGCCGCAAGTGCTGCATGAACCGCTGCAGGAGCCGGGCTGTTCACCTGTAATATGATAATTTAAAATTGTGTATACGGAATTTATTAAATCTTCAAATTCTTTAGAAGCTTTTGTAAATTCAGCCATTGTTTCAGACGCCATAATTTCATTGTAAAGCTCTTGCATTTGTGTTTCTATTTGCTTTACTTTTTCATCGTCTCTGTCATCCTTTTGCATTTCGTTGCTTAGTGATATTCTTTTTAAATTAAAATTGCTTATTTTTTCCTGAAGTGCTTCATCTGCTGATTGCTTTTGTTTTAATTCTTCGTATTTTATAAATCTTTCATCAGCTTTTATAAGCTCTCCCAATTCGTTTGCTTTGTCTGTAATAATACTCATTTTCTTTTCTCCTTATTTTAAATAATTTCTCCTATTAATGACCAAGTATTAACCTTGGTAATTTTAACTTCTACATAGCTTCCGATAAGACTTTTATCGGCTTTGAAATTAACCAACTTATTAGCATCTGTTCTTCCGCAAAGAACTGTACTGTCGTTTTTACTTTCGCCTTCACATAATACTCTTACTGTTTTTCCGAAATATTCCTCATTTATTTCCCTGGAAATTTTATTTTGAACCTCAAGAAGCCTGTTAAATCTGTCGTGTTTAACATCATCGGGGATTTGCTCCTCCATTTTATCGGCAGGAGTACCTTTTCTTCTTGAATACAAAAAAGTAAACAAAGTATCATACCTTACTTTTTTTATAAGCTCAAGAGTATCTTGAAAATCCTCTTCTGTTTCACCAGGGAACCCGACAATAATATCACTTGTAAAAACAGGATTTTCTATTTTTTGACGGACATAATCAATTATAGACAAATATCTCTCAGTGTCGTAAACTCTGTTCATAAGCTTTAAAATTCTATCAGAGCCCGATTGAACAGGTAAATGAATATGCTTGGAAACCTTAGAACACTCTGCTACGGCATCAATAAGTTCAAAGGTTAAATCCTTCGGGTGACTTGTCATAAACCTGATTTTAAAATCCCCATCTATTTCATTTATCATTCTCAAAAGCTTTGCAAATGTAATCTCTGTATCAAGGCCTTTTCCGTAAGAGTTAACATTTTGTCCTAAGAGAGTTATATCCTTGCAACCGTCTTTAACAAGAAACGTTATTTCTTTTATAATCTCCTCGGGGTTTCGGCTTCTCTCTCTTCCCCTGGTATACGGAACTATGCAATAGCTGCAAAAATTATTACAGCCGTACATGACTGTTACATATGCTTTAATTTTACTTTCGCGAAGCACGGGAACTTCCTCAGCAATTTTATTTTGAACACTTGTAAGGTCAAAAACTCTCTGATTTTCGGAAATAACCTTATATAAAATCTGGGGAAGATTTGTCATAGTATGAGTGCCGAAGACAAAATCTATATGCTTACATTTTTTCAAAATATATTCTCTTACGTGCTCTTGCTCAGGCATACATCCGCATATACCTATAAGCATATCAGGATTTCTTCTCTTTTGAAGCTTTAAAGCTCCTATATTTCCCAATACCTTTTGCTCTGCACTATCCCTTATAGCACAGGTGTTAAAAATAACAAGGTCAGCCTCAGAAGCCTTAAAGACAATCTCATATCCTATTTTTATCAATATACCTTTAAGCTTCTCGCTATCACTTACGTTTTGCTGACAACCGTATGTTTCCACATAAGCTTTTTTATTGACACAATATTGTCCTAATTTCATTATAAATTCTTGCTGCTCTTGTATAAAATTAAAGCTAAAATCAGACATTGTTTTTATCCAATCCTCTACAAAAAATACAATTACCCATATTATTCAATATTATACCACTTTTAAACGACTTTGTAAAGTTAAAAAAACAGTTGCAAAATATTTCTTATATGGTATAATGTTAATATATTGAATAGATGTTTTTATGTGGCGCCGATATTATATATGGGGTGTAAATATGAAATTTATTTATATAGAAAAAAGCTTTTCTGTTTCAGATAGTGAAAAGCAAAAAATTGAAAACAAATTACTTAAGTTTGAAAAGTTTTTCGAAAACGAATGTGTTACAACGGTTAAATCAATTAAAAATAAATATGATTTTTATGTAACGGAAATCAACATTTTTTGCAACGGAATTGATTTTCGTACAGAGCAGACAGATAAAACTTTATTATCCTCTGTTGACCTTTGTATAGATACTCTTTTCAGACAAATAATAAAAAGCAAAAAGAAGCTTGAAAGAAAATTCAAAAGCAATTTAAATATCTCAGCTGATGAATTTCCCGATGTTCCCTACGAAGAGGATACTTTTGAAATAATTAAAACCAAAAATTTTGATATAAAGCCTATGGATCCCGAAGAAGCTATTTTGCAAATGAATATGATAGGTCATCATTTTTTTGTTTTTTTAAATTCCGAAAACTCTCTTGTAAACGTGGTTTATAAAAGAAAAGACGGAAAATACGGACTTATAAGTCCAAAAATGTAAGGAGAATTTAAAATGAGTGAAGAATTCGGAAATGATATAATCTTTTTCAGCGATGACGACGGTAATGAATATCAAATGGAAGTCGTTGATATGTTAGAGCTTGACGATGCAGTTTATGCAGCGCTTATGCCCGTTGAAGAACCGGAAAGCGAAGAAGACGGAAACTTTGTTGTGCTTCGTGTTGTTGAAGAAGAAAACGGAGACCAATATTTTGAAAGCGTTGACGACGAGGAAACCTTAGATATTATCGCGCAGGAATTTATCCGTCGCAGTGAGGAATACTATAACGAAGAAGATGAACTAAATTAAACCTTTTCCCTGCTATGTACGTGATTTGTAACGCAATTCAAAACCATTGACGAATTAAAGGGACTTCGACTTCTGCAAAGGGTTTGCAGACCTCCCGGCCTATCATTTTGGATAGGTTGGACGAAGGGAGCGCGAGTTTGTGGAGAGATAACCCACCTGTGAGAGCAGGTTTCGGATTTGTTACTTACACGGCTGTGTGGGGATTTTTTATTTTAAAATTTTAAAAAAAACAGGAGCAAATAAATTATGAAACTTGGTATTGTCGGTTTACCTAATGTAGGTAAAAGTACATTATTTAATGCAATAACTAATGCAGGAGCAGAAAGTGCTAACTACCCTTTTTGTACCATTGAGCCAAACGTTGGCATAGTTGCTGTTCCCGATAAAAGATTAGACGTTCTTACAGAGATGTATAATCCCGCTAAAACAACTCACGCAATTATTGAATTTGTTGATATTGCAGGTCTTGTTAAAGGTGCTTCCCGAGGCGAAGGCTTAGGAAATAAATTTCTCTCTCACATAAGAGAGGTTGATGCTATTGTTCACGTTGTAAGATGCTTTGATGACTCTAATATAGTTCACGTTGACGGAAGCATTTCTCCTATACGTGATATGGACACTATAAATTTAGAGCTTATTTTTGCCGATATCGAAATGATTGAACGCCGTATTGACAGAGTTACAAAAGCATTAAAGGGTGATAAGAAATATCAAGCTGAGCTTGATTTACTTGTACGTGTCAAGAAAGCTCTTGAACAGGAACTGCCTGCAAGAAGTGTTGAGACAACTCCCGAAGAGGCTGCTCTTCTTGCTCAGGTATCTCTTTTGACAAACAAGCCTGTAATATATGCAGCAAATATGAGCGAGGACGATTTCGTTAACGGTATAGACAGCAACCCTTATTTCAAAGAGGTATGTAAACGTGCCGAAATCGAAAACGCTGAAGTTCTTCCCATATGCGCTAAAATCGAAGAAGAGCTTTCGGGCATGGATGACGAAGAGAAGCAGATGTTTCTTGAAGAGCTTGGAATTGAGCAATCGGGACTTGACCGTCTTGTGCAAAAAAGCTATTCATTACTCGGACTTATCAGTTATCTTACAGCAGGTGCTCCCGAGGTCAGAGCCTGGACAATTACCAAAGGAACAAAAGCTCCTCAGGCTGCAGGAAAAATACACTCCGATTTTGAAAGAGGCTTTATCAGAGCTGAGGTTATTTCTTATGACGACCTTATCGCTTGCGGTTCAATGACTGCTGCAAAAGAAAAAGGCCTTGTACGCTCAGAAGGAAAAGAATACGTTTTCAAAGACGGAGATATTGTTCTTTTCAGATTTAACGTTTAATTTTACATACAAAAAAGCATTTGTGTTACCTATCGGTTT
The Oscillospiraceae bacterium genome window above contains:
- the mutS gene encoding DNA mismatch repair protein MutS encodes the protein MKEFTPMMRQYLEIKEQYKDTVLFYRLGDFYEMFFDDAKLASKELELTLTGRDCGQEERAPMCGVPFHSSDGYIARLVNKGYKVAICEQTEDPSQAKGLVKREVVKIVTPGTLTDTEALDEKKNNYICALISRADGTGITFADVSTGELFATQITEKRYDKIINELGKFTPSEVVITSQTQKIKEINAFLSKRLECMQTISQEIGDSEASNIVRSHFQDKCKDIDFEKWSPAIYSVAVLLNYLNNTQKTELSHINELKLYEQAQTMDIDLSTRRNLELTETMRNKEKKGSLLWVLDRTKTAMGSRLMKKYIEQPLINIVTINNRLNAVSELNDNHITRQEISELLNSTYDIERLMSRIALGSANAKDLLSLYQTISLFPDIRKMISGFTTALINEIYNDIDNLDDISQLIGSAIVKEPPFSIREGGMIKRGYNSELDELIDIVNNVSDVIKRTENREKERTGIKNLKISYNRVFGYYIEVTNSYKELVPEEYIRKQTLANCERYITQELKELEDKILSAKERIYTLEYELFIDLRNKIASQIRRIQRAAYGIAKLDVMCSFSETAQKNNYVRPEMDCENIINIKDGRHPVVEKMLGGSMFVANDIYLDNKDENLHIITGPNMAGKSTFMRQVAIITVMAQIGSFVPASYARIGIVDKIFTRVGASDDLAAGQSTFMVEMSEVAYILKNATKKSLLIFDEIGRGTSTFDGMSIARAVLEYVADKKKIGAKTLFATHYHELTDLEGKLEGVKNYNVVVKKKGDDITFLRKIVRGGTDDSYGIEVAKIAGIPNAVIERAKEILKSIESEQEIPEKKKSTAVHIEEDDDMQISFESTINDTIIQKLKDTDVNVLSPIEALNLLYEIKKEII
- a CDS encoding YlbF family regulator, with the protein product MSIITDKANELGELIKADERFIKYEELKQKQSADEALQEKISNFNLKRISLSNEMQKDDRDDEKVKQIETQMQELYNEIMASETMAEFTKASKEFEDLINSVYTILNYHITGEQPGSCSGSCSTCGGCH
- the miaB gene encoding tRNA (N6-isopentenyl adenosine(37)-C2)-methylthiotransferase MiaB, coding for MSDFSFNFIQEQQEFIMKLGQYCVNKKAYVETYGCQQNVSDSEKLKGILIKIGYEIVFKASEADLVIFNTCAIRDSAEQKVLGNIGALKLQKRRNPDMLIGICGCMPEQEHVREYILKKCKHIDFVFGTHTMTNLPQILYKVISENQRVFDLTSVQNKIAEEVPVLRESKIKAYVTVMYGCNNFCSYCIVPYTRGRERSRNPEEIIKEITFLVKDGCKDITLLGQNVNSYGKGLDTEITFAKLLRMINEIDGDFKIRFMTSHPKDLTFELIDAVAECSKVSKHIHLPVQSGSDRILKLMNRVYDTERYLSIIDYVRQKIENPVFTSDIIVGFPGETEEDFQDTLELIKKVRYDTLFTFLYSRRKGTPADKMEEQIPDDVKHDRFNRLLEVQNKISREINEEYFGKTVRVLCEGESKNDSTVLCGRTDANKLVNFKADKSLIGSYVEVKITKVNTWSLIGEII
- a CDS encoding HPF/RaiA family ribosome-associated protein — its product is MWRRYYIWGVNMKFIYIEKSFSVSDSEKQKIENKLLKFEKFFENECVTTVKSIKNKYDFYVTEINIFCNGIDFRTEQTDKTLLSSVDLCIDTLFRQIIKSKKKLERKFKSNLNISADEFPDVPYEEDTFEIIKTKNFDIKPMDPEEAILQMNMIGHHFFVFLNSENSLVNVVYKRKDGKYGLISPKM
- a CDS encoding DUF1292 domain-containing protein, which gives rise to MSEEFGNDIIFFSDDDGNEYQMEVVDMLELDDAVYAALMPVEEPESEEDGNFVVLRVVEEENGDQYFESVDDEETLDIIAQEFIRRSEEYYNEEDELN
- the ychF gene encoding redox-regulated ATPase YchF, with translation MKLGIVGLPNVGKSTLFNAITNAGAESANYPFCTIEPNVGIVAVPDKRLDVLTEMYNPAKTTHAIIEFVDIAGLVKGASRGEGLGNKFLSHIREVDAIVHVVRCFDDSNIVHVDGSISPIRDMDTINLELIFADIEMIERRIDRVTKALKGDKKYQAELDLLVRVKKALEQELPARSVETTPEEAALLAQVSLLTNKPVIYAANMSEDDFVNGIDSNPYFKEVCKRAEIENAEVLPICAKIEEELSGMDDEEKQMFLEELGIEQSGLDRLVQKSYSLLGLISYLTAGAPEVRAWTITKGTKAPQAAGKIHSDFERGFIRAEVISYDDLIACGSMTAAKEKGLVRSEGKEYVFKDGDIVLFRFNV